The sequence AGCGTTCGATGAAGGCGTCATAGATGTCTTCATGGATCAGTGCACGCGATGGGCAGGTGCAAACCTCGCCCTGGTTCAAAGCAAACATCACGAAACCTTCGATGGCTTTATCTAGGAAAGCATCGTCTTCGCGCATGATGTCTTTGTGGAACACGTTTGGCGATTTGCCACCCAGCTCCAACGTGCTTGGGATTAGGTTTTCGGTCGCGTATTGCATTATCAAACGGCCGGTCGTTGTCTCACCCGTAAAGGCGATCTTTGCGATCCGGTTTGATTGTGCCAAAGGCTTGCCCGCTTCAAGACCAAAGCCGTTGACGATGTTCAAAACGCCGGCTGGCAGGATATCTGCAATCAGCTCTGCCCAAACCATGATGGTTGCCGGTGTCTGTTCGGCGGGCTTGATGACAACCGTATTGCCTGCCGCTAGAGCCGGGGCCAGTTTCCAAGCTGCCATCAAAAGTGGGAAGTTCCACGGGATGATCTGCCCGACGACGCCCAAAGGCTCATGGAAGTGATAGGCGACGGTGTCGTCGTCCAGCTCGCTCATAGTGCCTTCCTGGCCACGAATACAGGCCGCGAAATACCGGAAGTGGTCGATCGCCAAAGGCAAATCTGCTGCCATTGTTTCGCGAATGGCCTTGCCGTTGTCCCATGTTTCACAGGTTGCCAGCCATTCAAGGTTGGCTTCCATGATTTCGGCAATCTTCAAAAGCGCGTTTGACCGCTCTGTCGGAGAGGTCTTCGCCCATCCGTCTTTCGCAGCATGTGCCGCATCAAGCGCCACTTCGACGTCAGATGCATCCGAACGCGCGATTTGGTTGATAACCGCACCAGTGATCGGTGTGACGTTGTCAAAATACACTCCCCTTTGCGGCGCGACAAACTTTCCTCCAATAAAGTTGTCATATTTTGATTTGAAAGGTGATGTGAACCCAGCTTGGGCTTGTGTCATCTCGTTCATCGTAATCCTCCTCTTTCACGATGCCATGCAACTTCTACGAAGTGCAAAAACCGCTCCAGTGGGGGCAGTCCAATGTCTTTGGCAATTGTCTCAACTGCGAGACAGTCCAAAGGTAAGTCAGCTATGGTGTTAGCGCTTGATGCCCAATCGGTTCATCCGACGATAAAGCGTGGCTCGCCCGACCCCCAACGCTTTGGCGGCGACGGACATGTTCCCGTCGGCGCGGATGATCGCTTTCATCACGGCGGCCTTCTCGGCCCGGCTAAAGCCACGATGCTGCGCGTTATCGACAAAAAGGTCCGTTGCCGCGACGGGCTTGATATCCCCATCGCTCTACCCAGCCATACAGTTTTCGCGCAGCACGAGTTGCTCCGACAATGCAATCGTTGGAATCCACCGCAACCAAGGCGCTTTGATCTACAGTCGTGTCTGCGGCAATCACCACACGCTCATTGGGAAACGCAGCCCTGAAAGTCTCAGTTTCGATCTGTTTCGCGGTCTGCACCACGCTCGCGGCGATCAATTTGTTCAGGTTCTCGGTCTGATCGATGCGCGCAGAAGAGATGTCGAGCGCGCCGATCAATTCCCCTTGGGCGCCATAAATCGGCGATCCGATGCAGCTCATGGCAGTGTTTTTCGCAAAGAAATGCTGGTCGCGGTGGATGATCACTTGGCGGTCTTCGGCGATGCAGGTTCCGATCCCGTTGGTGCCTTGGCTGCCCTCGCTCCAGTTGGCGCCCTGCATCAGCCCCCAATTGACGAAGTCATCTGCATCCGCGTCGTTGCTGCGTTGATCCAGAATGAACCCTGCCGCATCGGTCAAAACCACGGTGCATCCCGATGAACCGACCAGTCCAAACAGTTGGTCTATGCGGCAGGCGGCAATGTGAAGAAGATCGTCGGCTTTTTCGCGCAGCAATAGTAACTCGTGTTCGGTGGCAACATTTTGTTCTCGTCTGGTATTGGGGTCGAGGCCATGATGTTCAAACGACCGACGCCACGACGCAGCGATCCGGCTGCGCGCAGCTGACTGTTTTGACTCAAGAGATGCTATGACTTTCTCCGAGTGTTTCATGCGCGTCACCGATTCTCCTCTGGTTTAGGAGACGGCTCATTGGCGCAATTTCAACAGCGATTACCAACAGGAAAACTGTTATGTCTCGGAAATGAGACAGTTGGGTTGTGAATTGTCTGTAATGGTTACGCCTCGACTTTGGTTAGGGGGTTAGTTGAAATTGCGCATTCTCCCCAGCAGAAAGAGATAAGGATCACGTTGCGGATCACGCGAGTGGGGTCTGTAGACAAACAATTGAGGAAAGAAGGCAGGTTACCCAGTCGTACTGACCCACTGCATATGGCCATAGAATTTTTCTTCATTCCACACCCAGACAATCCCTCGCGTCAAGCTGGCGGTTTCCGGGAGTGCCAATAGGTGCATTTTTGACCTGCCGACAATCAATGGGGAATGTCGGTTTTCTGCCTTTCGCGGCCGTTTGAACGTGGCGCAACATCGGTGACTTTGGGCTCTCTTGTTGAATCCGCCGCGGCACGGTCGAAGGACCGGACAGGGCAATCACGGCCGTTCGCAAGATCGCAGCGTAACAGGTAAGGTGCGGACAAACCTGACTTTTGATTTTGGCCCTTCGTTGACGCAGCATTAATTTGCAAGTGCGGCGAGCTAGTCGCTGCGTTGCTGCCGACGTCGTCAGACCGGTCATTCAAGTGCCTCGTTTTGATGGGAACCGATTGTGTTGAAAAACTCTTGCTTGATCGAAGGGGTAATCGCTGATTCAATTCCTTTATTGATTGGGAGATCTGGCGATGATGGGACCGAAGCAGGAGGCGCAGGCAGCACTGTTTTATGAGTTTTCGCTGGAAGATCACGTTCCCCAAAACCACCTGTTGCGGTCGATTGGTCGCTTCGTTGACTTGAGCAGCATCCGGTCACACCTTTCAGATTTCTACAGCCACACCGGGCGCCCATCCATTGATCCTGAATTGATGATCCGGATGTTGCTAGTGGGCTATTGCTCTGGCATCCGCTCTGAGCGCCAGTTGTGCGAAGAGGTTCATCTGAACCTTGCCTATCGCTGGTTCTGCCGCCTCGACCTGAGTGACCGCATCCCGGATCATTCGACCTTTTCCAAGAACCGCCACGGACGCTTTCGCGAGAGTGACCTTCTACGTCACGTATTTGAAATGACTGTCGCTCGCTGCATGGAAGAAGGGTTGGTAGGTGGCCAAGGATTTGCCGTCGATGCCAGTTTGATCAGTGCAGATGTCCAAAAACAAAACTCCAGCAACCCAGGTGATTGGGCAGCCCGCATAGGTGACGCCAAAGATGCACCGCGCGCAGTGCGGGAATACCTCGACACGCTGAACGACGAAGCCTTTGGTGCAGCCACTACGACCAAGCCCAAGTTTACGGCTCATGCCGATCCCGCCAGCCAATGGACTGCCGCACGCAAAGGCCCCGCTTTCTTTGCTTTTTCTACCAATTATCTGATCGATACAGATCACAGTATCATCGTTGATGTGGATGCCAGCCGCTCGAACAGAACCGCCGAGGTAGGCGCAATGCGCAAGATGCTCGACCGCACCGAAGAGCGCTTTGGCATAAAGCCTGACTGGATTGCAGCTGATACCGCGTATGGTGCCGCCGACAATCTGGTTTGGTTGACACTGAAGCGGCAAATCCTGCCGTTCATCCCAGTCTTTGACAAAGGTGAACGCAAGGACGGCACCTTCTCGCGGTCCGACTTCACTTGGGATGATGAGAACGACCGATACATCTGCCCTGGCGGCAAAGAGATGCGGCACACCTGGCGAACCTATTCCGATCCAAAACGGAATGCGCCAGTTTGGAAATCCAGAAACTATCGAGCATTGAAATCAGACTGCACAGGATGCGAGCTGAAGGCAAAGTGCTGCCCTAACGCTGAAAGGCGTTCGGTTCATCGAGAGAAATATGAAGTTGTCAGAGACTTTGCCCGAGTTTGCACAGCCTCGGAGTTCAATCCGAAGGCTCAGGCCCGACGCAAGAAGGTCGAAATGCTCTTCGCACATCTCAAACGTATCCTTGGATTGGGCAGGCTCCGATTACGTGGCCCATGTGGCGTCCAGGACGAATTTACCCTCGCCGCCACCGCCCAAAACCTCCGGAAATTGGCCAAACTTAAGCCAATGGTGACCGCAACCGGATAAAAGGTGGTCGACCTAGGGACGTTCAAAATAAATCAACGCGATAGCCGACTTCGACAGGCTGAAACCAAAGAGTTTTTCAACAAAATCAACCGAGACCAAGCTTTCGCCGCAGAGCGGTCAGACAAGCATGTCGCGGGACTATAAATTCATTCACTGCAATCGCACGAAAGGCTGCGTCGTGCGCATTGCACGAGTCGATTGTAGACAAGCAGCCTTGGTCCGGGAATGGCATCTGCTGGCTTTGATGATGGATTTGCATCGACGATAACGACTTGTGCCTGGCTTTGTCGCAACAATTCAGACTCCAAACTGATGACACACAAATTGCGTTCATCTATTGGGCGGCAGGTCACTTTCCCGGCTGAGGAAGCTCTTCGTCGTCTCAAGCCCTTGCTGCATATGGTCGTCGAGATGGTTCAACATATGCTCAAGGCTGTCTCCCTTAGCGAGGTTTATATACGTGTCATGAGATTTGCGCTGCGGGCCGCTTCGGCCATGTGCTTTTTGGTGAAGGGCAAAATAAAATTGCAAGTTCGGCCGCAGTCGCTCCCATGCTTGAAACAGGAGCTTGTGTTGCGACAGCTCATAGCACCAACTATGCAGGTGTAATTCGCTTACGATTGCACCATATGCGTCATTATCGGAAATGCACTTCGACAGGTACTGATTTCGCATCTCCAAATCAGCAAGATTGACCAGATTGCGCTTGTTCCAACACAATTGAAACGCCATCTTCTCAAGGCCTGTTCGGAACGAAAAGATTTCCTCTAGATCAGAGACGTATAGTCCCCGAACATATGTTCCACGATACGGATGGTAGACCAGTAGTCCAACTTCGTTGAGCCGCGCCATTGCTTCGCGCAATGTGGCCCGGCTAACGCCCAACCGGGATGCAATTTGGGTCTCAAGTAATTTGGACCCGGGTTCCAATTCGCCCGTCACAATCAACTCCTGAAGCTGCTCAAGAGCTTGGTCCTTCAGAGGATCGGCTGAACCTACGATTGCTGTTTCATTTGCAAGCTTTTGGATGCTGTAGTCTCGCTTCTTTGCGACGCCAGTGAAGCACACATAAACGCGTCGATTGTTTTGCAGCCCCGCCGGACCCAGGTTGGCTCAGATCCTTCCGAACCTATTTGAACGTCTTTGCTGTCTACCAAGCTCAGTATGAAGGCAAACCTTAGTATTGTCGACAGTGAAAGATTTTGTGAGGAAATAGTCGTTTTGTCGACGATTTTTTAAATTGTCGACAATTCGTGAATCTCTGATATGGTCAACATCATTGGGGACTGGCTGAGCCCGATGCATTGAATCGCGCAAATCCACACGTTTCCTCATTGAAGTGAAACCAATCTCATCCGGTCATTGACCGGTATGAGGATAGATCAAAACACAGATCAGGGAGATCAAAATGCAAACATATGACTGGCTCCGCAAACAGCTTCGTCCCGGCGTTGTTGCGCTAAGTGCTGCGGCTTTCATGACAGGCGGAACCGCTGCGAAGGCTGAGGAATTTTTGACAATCGGTACCGGTGGCGTAACCGGTATTTACTATGCAGTTGGCGGTGGAATTTGTCGATTGGTCAACAAAGACCGCAAAGAGCACGGCATTCGCTGTTCCGTCGAAAGTACCGGCGGATCGGTCTACAACCTTCGCACGATGCGCAACGGCGAACTGGAAATGGGCATTGTACAATCCGACTGGCAGTTTCACGCGATGAACGGCACCAGCGTTTTTGAAGATAGTGGTGCTGATGACAAACTGCGCACACTGTTCTCGCTTCACCCTGACACAGTGATCATCGCCGCGCGCGAGGACACTGGCATCCAGTCTCTAGACGATTTGGCCGGGAAAACAGTCAACCTTGGCAACCCTGGCTCCGGTACACGCGGAACGGCAGAAGTTCTCGTGGGCGCGCTTGGATGGGATATGGATCATTTTGGTCTTGTGACGGAATT comes from Yoonia sp. GPGPB17 and encodes:
- a CDS encoding GntR family transcriptional regulator, yielding MCFTGVAKKRDYSIQKLANETAIVGSADPLKDQALEQLQELIVTGELEPGSKLLETQIASRLGVSRATLREAMARLNEVGLLVYHPYRGTYVRGLYVSDLEEIFSFRTGLEKMAFQLCWNKRNLVNLADLEMRNQYLSKCISDNDAYGAIVSELHLHSWCYELSQHKLLFQAWERLRPNLQFYFALHQKAHGRSGPQRKSHDTYINLAKGDSLEHMLNHLDDHMQQGLETTKSFLSRESDLPPNR
- a CDS encoding GAF domain-containing protein, which produces MKHSEKVIASLESKQSAARSRIAASWRRSFEHHGLDPNTRREQNVATEHELLLLREKADDLLHIAACRIDQLFGLVGSSGCTVVLTDAAGFILDQRSNDADADDFVNWGLMQGANWSEGSQGTNGIGTCIAEDRQVIIHRDQHFFAKNTAMSCIGSPIYGAQGELIGALDISSARIDQTENLNKLIAASVVQTAKQIETETFRAAFPNERVVIAADTTVDQSALVAVDSNDCIVGATRAARKLYGWVERWGYQARRGNGPFCR
- a CDS encoding IS1182 family transposase yields the protein MMGPKQEAQAALFYEFSLEDHVPQNHLLRSIGRFVDLSSIRSHLSDFYSHTGRPSIDPELMIRMLLVGYCSGIRSERQLCEEVHLNLAYRWFCRLDLSDRIPDHSTFSKNRHGRFRESDLLRHVFEMTVARCMEEGLVGGQGFAVDASLISADVQKQNSSNPGDWAARIGDAKDAPRAVREYLDTLNDEAFGAATTTKPKFTAHADPASQWTAARKGPAFFAFSTNYLIDTDHSIIVDVDASRSNRTAEVGAMRKMLDRTEERFGIKPDWIAADTAYGAADNLVWLTLKRQILPFIPVFDKGERKDGTFSRSDFTWDDENDRYICPGGKEMRHTWRTYSDPKRNAPVWKSRNYRALKSDCTGCELKAKCCPNAERRSVHREKYEVVRDFARVCTASEFNPKAQARRKKVEMLFAHLKRILGLGRLRLRGPCGVQDEFTLAATAQNLRKLAKLKPMVTATG
- the adh gene encoding aldehyde dehydrogenase is translated as MNEMTQAQAGFTSPFKSKYDNFIGGKFVAPQRGVYFDNVTPITGAVINQIARSDASDVEVALDAAHAAKDGWAKTSPTERSNALLKIAEIMEANLEWLATCETWDNGKAIRETMAADLPLAIDHFRYFAACIRGQEGTMSELDDDTVAYHFHEPLGVVGQIIPWNFPLLMAAWKLAPALAAGNTVVIKPAEQTPATIMVWAELIADILPAGVLNIVNGFGLEAGKPLAQSNRIAKIAFTGETTTGRLIMQYATENLIPSTLELGGKSPNVFHKDIMREDDAFLDKAIEGFVMFALNQGEVCTCPSRALIHEDIYDAFIERCIARTEAIVTGDPRAQGVMMGAQASSEQKEKIMSYFDIGRQEGAEVLIGGTAADYGGELSGGYYIKPTILKGHNKMRVFQEEIFGPVVSVTTFKDEDEALSIANDTLYGLGAGVWSRDVNRCYRFGRGIQAGRVWTNCYHAYPAHAAFGGYKQSGIGRENHKMMLDHYQQTKNMLVSYSPNRLGFF
- a CDS encoding TAXI family TRAP transporter solute-binding subunit; the protein is MQTYDWLRKQLRPGVVALSAAAFMTGGTAAKAEEFLTIGTGGVTGIYYAVGGGICRLVNKDRKEHGIRCSVESTGGSVYNLRTMRNGELEMGIVQSDWQFHAMNGTSVFEDSGADDKLRTLFSLHPDTVIIAAREDTGIQSLDDLAGKTVNLGNPGSGTRGTAEVLVGALGWDMDHFGLVTELKSAEQSAALCDGNIDAFLMVAGNPVANVLEAATTCDINIIPVAGDAVDALVASQSYYGNVTIPGGLYRGVDEDVPSFGLPSTFVTTSDVPEETVYVMVKAVFENFDTFTSFHPAFANLKQEEMVVNGLSAPMHPGAERYFREAGLIE
- a CDS encoding helix-turn-helix domain-containing protein encodes the protein MKAIIRADGNMSVAAKALGVGRATLYRRMNRLGIKR